Proteins encoded within one genomic window of Streptomyces profundus:
- a CDS encoding tyrosine-type recombinase/integrase, translating to MTPTSYDVRIWKTFVYQGVRKTTYSVRWCVNGKEFRKSFANAAQADAFRAELLAAAKKGTPFLILSGLPVNYESSAAGVSWYDFAVTFVDERWVHTSGNTRKTTAKVLMATTMALLKKQPATFQPVAVRTALREYAFNRSRRSQAPEEAVRILEWVRRNSPTMAVWEDPATVHRLLAALDLKLDATPVAASSVRRTRRVLNVVLTWAISRRVLHTNPLPKGRSATARKPANTVDKRSLPNAQQAARLLARVRSRPRGGPRLHAFFATLYYAAARPEEAVALRVADIRLPTQDAPNGWGELVLHTATPEVGGQWTDTGHRYEERGLKGRAAGETRPVPCHPALVRILRDHITREKLAPTDRLFQGAEGGELAGSVMRRMWRWARRSELTEAEYDSPLARRVYDLRHTCLTGWLNANIPPAQVAAWAGNSVPVLLSTYAHCVTGQQTELLKRIEQSQDLTPRHPAEEDLTGDLLVGSSVHAPWASEPLHDNAHATNVSVAEYPRPRHLRLVANTQADLRKRG from the coding sequence GTGACGCCGACCAGTTACGACGTCAGGATCTGGAAGACCTTCGTCTACCAGGGAGTACGGAAGACGACATACTCGGTGCGCTGGTGCGTCAACGGGAAAGAGTTCCGTAAGTCGTTCGCGAATGCCGCGCAGGCGGATGCCTTCCGAGCGGAACTGCTCGCCGCTGCCAAGAAAGGCACTCCCTTTCTCATACTCTCCGGGTTGCCCGTCAATTACGAGTCGTCGGCTGCGGGTGTCTCCTGGTACGACTTCGCCGTCACCTTTGTCGACGAACGATGGGTACACACCTCGGGGAACACCAGGAAGACCACGGCGAAGGTTCTGATGGCCACCACCATGGCCCTCCTCAAGAAACAACCAGCGACCTTTCAACCCGTCGCCGTTCGGACCGCCCTTCGGGAATATGCCTTCAATCGAAGCCGGCGTTCCCAAGCCCCCGAAGAGGCCGTGCGCATCCTGGAATGGGTCCGGCGCAACTCCCCGACCATGGCCGTATGGGAGGACCCGGCAACGGTGCATCGTCTGCTGGCCGCGCTCGACCTGAAACTCGACGCCACCCCCGTGGCCGCGTCCAGTGTCCGGCGCACTCGACGGGTCCTCAACGTCGTACTGACCTGGGCCATCAGCCGCCGTGTTCTGCACACCAACCCACTGCCCAAGGGCCGTTCCGCCACCGCGCGTAAGCCCGCCAACACCGTGGACAAGCGCAGCCTCCCCAACGCCCAACAGGCCGCCCGGCTCCTGGCCCGCGTCAGGAGCCGGCCACGCGGAGGCCCGCGTCTGCACGCGTTCTTCGCGACCCTCTACTACGCCGCCGCACGCCCCGAGGAAGCCGTCGCGCTACGCGTCGCCGACATCCGCCTCCCCACACAGGACGCGCCGAACGGGTGGGGGGAGCTTGTGCTGCACACCGCGACCCCCGAAGTCGGCGGGCAGTGGACGGACACCGGACACCGCTACGAGGAGCGCGGCCTCAAGGGCCGCGCGGCGGGGGAGACGCGCCCCGTTCCCTGCCACCCGGCCCTGGTGCGCATCCTGCGCGACCACATCACCCGCGAAAAGCTCGCCCCGACCGACCGCCTTTTCCAGGGTGCGGAGGGTGGGGAACTTGCCGGTTCGGTCATGCGGCGGATGTGGAGATGGGCACGGAGGAGTGAACTCACCGAGGCCGAGTACGACTCGCCCCTGGCCCGCCGCGTCTACGACCTGCGCCACACCTGCCTGACCGGGTGGCTCAACGCCAACATCCCACCCGCCCAGGTCGCTGCCTGGGCCGGCAACAGCGTCCCCGTCCTACTGTCCACCTACGCCCACTGCGTGACCGGTCAGCAAACCGAACTCCTCAAACGGATCGAACAGTCCCAGGACCTCACCCCGCGCCATCCGGCCGAAGAGGACCTCACGGGAGATCTGCTGGTGGGTTCTTCTGTGCATGCACCGTGGGCATCCGAGCCCCTTCACGACAATGCGCACGCAACCAACGTGAGCGTCGCCGAGTACCCCCGCCCCCGCCATCTGCGTCTCGTGGCGAATACCCAAGCTGACCTGCGGAAACGAGGATAG
- a CDS encoding dynamin family protein: MLWKPLEVGHSAHVAILDARPELLDALTLLRERLAAARFPLELAGAERARRSCAELLAQLDGYLLPRLRQPDAPLLAVVGGSTGAGKSTLVNSLVGRRVTEAGVLRPTTRTPVLVCHPDDHHWFSGKRVLPQLGRVWMPRQEAEQPPPVRRDGQLALAVETTRALPAGLALLDAPDIDSLVAANRDLAADLLGAADIWVLVTTASRYADAVPWHLLRSARDADVTVATVLDRVPHQVAAEVSRHYGTLLERAGLGSIPRFTVPELPESARGGSGVLPATAVAALREWLAHRARDHDARALAAARTARGALAGLRGRVMALAGAATQQHATAVRLDQRLDEAFDEAALRVRGCLADGGLLAGEARAHWMAFPDDASADELLDALTAALAGLLVEAVAAADERTDAAWRQEAAAPPAEQEEPGAVADRVGVAVRRLRRCLEELAEEARTSPLMLGQPTERRQLPGEDGETAALLAASLLGGRAAGVAQQTLAGALGPRGAARLRDKGGQQLNACVSRALGAEKRRRGAPLHRLGITADTQVELVSALSSVRAEHRPTTV, translated from the coding sequence ATGCTTTGGAAACCGCTTGAAGTTGGGCATTCTGCGCATGTGGCGATCTTGGACGCACGGCCCGAACTGCTGGACGCATTGACCCTCCTACGGGAGCGTCTCGCTGCCGCGCGCTTCCCGTTGGAGTTGGCGGGGGCGGAGCGTGCCCGGCGGTCGTGTGCCGAGCTGCTGGCTCAGCTCGACGGGTATCTGCTGCCCCGGCTGAGGCAGCCGGACGCGCCGTTGCTCGCCGTGGTGGGCGGGTCCACCGGGGCGGGGAAGTCCACGCTGGTGAACTCCTTGGTGGGGCGGCGGGTCACCGAGGCCGGGGTGTTGCGGCCGACCACCCGCACGCCGGTGCTGGTGTGCCACCCGGACGATCACCACTGGTTCTCGGGGAAGCGCGTGCTGCCGCAGCTGGGGCGGGTGTGGATGCCCCGGCAGGAGGCCGAGCAGCCGCCGCCCGTGCGGCGGGACGGGCAGTTGGCGTTGGCGGTGGAGACGACGCGGGCGCTGCCCGCCGGGCTCGCGCTGCTGGACGCGCCCGATATCGACTCGCTGGTGGCGGCCAACCGCGATCTGGCCGCCGATCTGCTGGGCGCCGCGGACATCTGGGTGCTGGTGACCACGGCCTCCCGTTACGCGGACGCGGTGCCCTGGCATCTGCTGCGCAGCGCCCGGGACGCCGATGTGACGGTGGCCACCGTGCTGGACCGGGTGCCGCATCAGGTGGCCGCCGAGGTGTCCCGGCACTACGGCACGCTGTTGGAACGGGCCGGGCTCGGCTCCATTCCACGGTTCACCGTGCCCGAGTTGCCCGAGTCGGCACGGGGCGGCTCGGGGGTGTTGCCCGCCACCGCCGTGGCCGCGCTGCGGGAGTGGCTGGCGCACCGGGCGCGGGATCACGACGCCAGGGCGCTGGCCGCGGCGCGTACCGCGCGCGGCGCGCTGGCCGGGCTGCGGGGGCGGGTGATGGCGCTGGCCGGCGCGGCGACGCAGCAGCACGCCACCGCCGTGCGTCTTGACCAGCGGCTGGACGAGGCGTTCGACGAGGCGGCCCTGCGGGTGCGCGGCTGCCTGGCGGACGGTGGTCTGCTGGCCGGCGAGGCGCGCGCGCACTGGATGGCGTTTCCCGACGACGCCAGCGCCGACGAACTGCTCGACGCGCTGACCGCGGCGTTGGCCGGTCTGCTGGTCGAGGCGGTGGCCGCCGCCGATGAGCGGACGGACGCGGCCTGGCGGCAGGAGGCCGCCGCGCCCCCGGCGGAGCAGGAGGAGCCGGGTGCGGTGGCCGACCGGGTGGGCGTCGCGGTGCGCCGACTGCGGCGCTGTCTTGAGGAGTTGGCCGAGGAGGCGCGGACCAGCCCGCTGATGCTGGGGCAGCCGACGGAGCGCCGGCAGCTGCCGGGGGAGGACGGGGAGACGGCCGCGCTGTTGGCGGCCTCGCTGCTGGGCGGCCGGGCGGCCGGCGTCGCCCAGCAGACGTTGGCCGGCGCGCTGGGTCCCCGGGGCGCGGCACGGCTGCGGGACAAGGGCGGCCAGCAGCTGAACGCCTGCGTGTCCCGGGCGTTGGGGGCCGAGAAGCGGCGGCGGGGCGCGCCGCTGCACCGGTTGGGGATCACCGCGGACACGCAGGTGGAGCTGGTCTCCGCGCTGTCCTCGGTGCGTGCCGAGCACCGTCCCACCACTGTCTGA
- a CDS encoding GTPase, which yields MSDEQASIHGFGGESREPGGGGEPGQPRGQGGATGLEEDGALRVRLGALRELVGLSRTRLDERVLAEAGRVLDEAAARDRLPRAYTTVAIAGATGSGKSTLFNALAGAQLSEAGVRRPTTATPVSCTWEAGRGQSPDGLLERLGVPARARRRAHVLDPGLRGLILLDLPDYDSVDPAHREQVDRLLGLVDAVVWVVDPEKYADALLHERYLRAFAGHADVSLIVLNQADRLPPEAVDAVLDDLRRLLDERGVALGEHGEPGAWVLAGSALTGDGVGELRKLIGELVAARTAAARRLAADVDGVARRLEAVYVADGAAAPNGLTDEAREEFEDRLATAVGAPAAGQAAERGWLRRSDRACGTPLAQGLRRLAARQAERRGEPPALAAKRLRGDEALTVSGPEVEQAVRRLADEAADGLPEPWAKAVRDAAWRGAGTLPRALESALVGRGPAVRPPRPGWWSAAAAGQAVLLTTQLLGFCWLLAVLVGQPLMGRWLPVTLLVLGSVGGPLLAWGCRIAARGPAHAHGQQEEWRLRRLAAELGHRQVLEPVAAELLRYREVRERYVVAASPAGVTELSTTGH from the coding sequence GTGAGCGATGAGCAGGCGTCGATCCACGGGTTCGGCGGGGAGTCGCGTGAGCCCGGGGGCGGTGGCGAGCCCGGGCAGCCTCGTGGCCAGGGCGGCGCGACCGGGTTGGAGGAGGACGGTGCGCTGCGGGTGCGTCTCGGCGCGCTGCGGGAGCTGGTCGGGCTGTCCAGGACGCGGCTCGACGAGCGGGTGCTCGCTGAGGCGGGCCGGGTGTTGGACGAGGCGGCGGCCAGGGACCGGCTGCCCCGCGCGTACACCACGGTGGCGATCGCCGGGGCGACGGGCAGTGGGAAGTCGACGCTGTTCAACGCGTTGGCCGGGGCGCAGCTCTCCGAGGCGGGGGTGCGCCGTCCGACGACGGCCACGCCGGTCTCCTGCACCTGGGAGGCGGGGCGCGGGCAGAGCCCCGACGGTCTGCTGGAGCGTCTCGGGGTGCCGGCGCGGGCCAGGCGCCGGGCGCATGTGCTGGATCCGGGGCTGCGCGGGTTGATCCTGCTCGACCTGCCGGACTACGACTCGGTCGATCCGGCGCACCGCGAGCAGGTGGATCGGCTGCTGGGCCTGGTGGACGCGGTGGTGTGGGTGGTCGATCCGGAGAAGTACGCGGACGCGCTGCTCCACGAGCGCTATCTGCGGGCGTTCGCCGGGCATGCCGACGTCTCGTTGATCGTGTTGAACCAGGCCGACCGGCTGCCGCCCGAGGCGGTGGACGCGGTGCTCGACGATCTGCGGCGGCTGCTGGACGAACGGGGCGTGGCCCTGGGGGAGCACGGGGAGCCGGGCGCCTGGGTGCTCGCCGGGTCGGCGCTGACGGGGGACGGGGTGGGGGAGCTGCGCAAGTTGATCGGGGAGTTGGTGGCCGCCAGGACGGCCGCGGCGCGGCGGTTGGCGGCGGATGTGGACGGCGTCGCGCGGCGGCTTGAGGCCGTCTATGTGGCGGACGGCGCGGCGGCGCCGAACGGGCTGACCGACGAGGCGCGGGAGGAGTTCGAGGATCGGCTGGCCACGGCCGTGGGGGCGCCGGCGGCCGGGCAGGCCGCGGAGCGCGGCTGGCTGCGGCGCTCGGACCGGGCCTGCGGCACCCCGTTGGCGCAGGGGCTGCGTCGGTTGGCGGCCCGGCAGGCCGAACGGCGTGGCGAGCCGCCGGCGTTGGCGGCCAAGCGGCTGCGGGGGGACGAGGCCCTCACGGTGTCGGGGCCCGAGGTGGAGCAGGCGGTGCGGCGGTTGGCCGACGAGGCGGCGGACGGGCTGCCCGAGCCCTGGGCCAAGGCGGTGCGGGACGCCGCCTGGCGTGGCGCCGGGACGCTGCCCAGGGCGTTGGAGAGCGCCCTGGTGGGGCGTGGCCCCGCGGTGCGTCCGCCTCGCCCCGGCTGGTGGTCGGCGGCGGCGGCCGGGCAGGCGGTGCTGCTGACCACCCAGCTGCTGGGGTTCTGCTGGCTGTTGGCGGTGCTGGTCGGCCAGCCCCTGATGGGGCGTTGGCTGCCGGTGACGCTGCTGGTGCTGGGCTCGGTGGGCGGGCCGCTGCTGGCCTGGGGCTGCCGGATCGCGGCGCGTGGCCCCGCGCACGCGCACGGGCAACAGGAGGAGTGGCGACTGCGGCGGCTGGCCGCCGAGTTGGGGCACCGCCAGGTGCTGGAGCCGGTAGCCGCCGAGCTGTTGCGGTACCGCGAGGTGCGGGAGCGCTATGTGGTGGCGGCTTCACCCGCAGGGGTGACGGAGTTGTCCACAACCGGCCACTGA
- a CDS encoding thioester domain-containing protein, whose translation MMHARKRALTRLAATAVATGLFAGGAIATAGSAIADEQNPRSGGATAVLDGLTVSDHVKVTHNGETNTYGAGLFYLTADDGGTLKTYCIDFATGAREGAQYKETDWQSSTLHGNPDAGKIHWILQNSFPVVNDLAGLAEQAGAESLNEEQAAAGTQAAIWELSDGVDAVPTNENAAKLADWLLENAGDVAEPGASLELTPPQVSGQPGQVIGPVTVNTSADAVFVSPDAGAAEQGVTIVDANGEYITEDQPVSNGAELYFSVPEDAADGQASLTATATSQVPVGRAFTGIDTRTQTMILAGSSDSSVTAGASATWASAGQPSVAVNAVEKCTEGGVEITATNEGDVPFTFELDGQEHEIGPGESHAQVVTVENGQAYEITIENSIDGADPWVFSGVLDCETGDDGGQEQVDDNDPAPASTGGESDDGPDLAETGSSGGNPALIGGAAVVLLVVGAGVVFFIRRRATTAGE comes from the coding sequence ATGATGCACGCGCGCAAGCGGGCACTCACCCGCCTTGCGGCCACGGCCGTCGCCACCGGGCTGTTCGCGGGAGGCGCCATAGCCACCGCCGGCTCGGCCATCGCCGACGAGCAGAACCCGCGCAGCGGGGGCGCCACGGCGGTCCTCGACGGATTGACCGTCAGCGACCACGTCAAGGTCACCCACAACGGGGAGACCAACACCTACGGGGCCGGCCTCTTCTATCTGACCGCCGACGACGGCGGCACGCTGAAGACCTACTGCATCGACTTCGCCACCGGTGCGCGGGAGGGCGCCCAGTACAAGGAGACGGACTGGCAGTCCTCGACGCTCCACGGGAACCCGGACGCCGGCAAGATCCACTGGATCCTGCAAAACTCCTTCCCCGTGGTGAACGACCTGGCCGGCCTCGCCGAGCAGGCGGGCGCCGAGTCGCTGAACGAGGAGCAGGCCGCCGCCGGCACCCAGGCCGCGATCTGGGAGCTCTCCGACGGCGTGGACGCCGTTCCCACCAACGAGAACGCCGCGAAGCTCGCGGACTGGCTGCTGGAGAACGCCGGTGATGTCGCCGAGCCGGGCGCCTCGCTTGAGCTGACCCCGCCGCAGGTCTCGGGCCAGCCGGGCCAGGTGATCGGCCCGGTCACGGTCAACACCAGTGCGGACGCGGTCTTCGTCTCCCCCGACGCCGGCGCCGCCGAGCAGGGCGTGACGATCGTCGACGCCAACGGCGAGTACATCACCGAGGACCAGCCCGTCTCCAACGGCGCCGAGCTGTACTTCTCGGTGCCCGAGGACGCGGCGGACGGCCAGGCCTCGCTGACCGCAACGGCCACCTCGCAGGTGCCCGTCGGCCGTGCCTTCACCGGCATCGACACCCGCACCCAGACCATGATCCTGGCCGGCTCCTCGGACTCGTCCGTGACCGCCGGCGCCAGCGCCACCTGGGCCTCCGCCGGTCAGCCCTCCGTCGCGGTCAACGCGGTGGAGAAGTGCACCGAGGGCGGCGTGGAGATCACCGCCACCAACGAGGGCGACGTTCCCTTCACCTTCGAGCTGGACGGCCAGGAGCACGAGATCGGCCCGGGCGAGTCCCACGCGCAGGTCGTGACGGTCGAGAACGGCCAGGCCTACGAGATCACCATCGAGAACTCCATCGACGGCGCCGACCCGTGGGTCTTCAGCGGCGTGCTGGACTGCGAGACCGGTGACGACGGCGGTCAGGAGCAGGTCGACGACAACGACCCGGCGCCGGCCAGCACCGGTGGCGAGAGCGACGACGGCCCCGACCTGGCCGAGACCGGCAGCAGCGGCGGCAACCCCGCCCTGATCGGTGGGGCCGCCGTGGTCCTGCTCGTGGTCGGTGCCGGCGTGGTCTTCTTCATCCGCCGCCGCGCCACCACCGCGGGTGAGTGA